From the Euphorbia lathyris chromosome 6, ddEupLath1.1, whole genome shotgun sequence genome, one window contains:
- the LOC136233766 gene encoding syntaxin-71-like, producing MKCNCNTFRNPAEIGTSIWAISRIEVIVKSMKIGGIRRFIIPASQCAFARLYDIVEANLDATIEKSELAAAEKNRATVIAIKAEIRTIKGRLLEEIPKLQRLAFKKVKRLSRE from the exons ATGAAGTGCAACTGTAACACTTTCAGGAATCCTGCGGAGATAGGAACCTCGATTTgg GCCATTTCAAGGATTGAAGTAATTGTAAAATCAATGAAAATTGGCGGCATTCGTAGATTTATCATCCCAGCATCACAATGTGCTTTTGCTCGGCTCTACGACATCGTTGAGGCTAACCTTGATGCTACTATTGAA AAGTCGGAGTTGGCAGCAGCGGAGAAAAATAGGGCTACCGTTATTGCTATAAAGGCTGAGATACGAACAATAAAGGGTCGATTGCTGGAGGAAATTCCCAAATTACAGAGACTTGCCTTCAAAAAG GTCAAAAGGCTTTCAAGAGAATAA